The Cryptomeria japonica chromosome 9, Sugi_1.0, whole genome shotgun sequence DNA segment atgatatacaatatgatcattgggacatgcatctattgcttcatactccattccaatatctttcataaggGCAGATaaatctcggtatgagcgaggtaaaatatttgatggtgataACAAAAATTTACCTATCaatctataaaaaaataataatttgtgaaTATCACAAACATTAATGatacatatttcatcctttatttactagtgatgaactaacaacaaaaatagatgaaaaaagatgacatatatgacataccttaacatccgtgagattgctatgttggataaaccattcataaccttcaagttcactagcaacaatacaatagagagaagagttgtttgggagccttcataaagggcctcgtatgccttctcaagtactagtaaatcatgaacatcatcaaagtcatctcgatcatcatcatgatcagttgcgccactaaatgtgtcatggatcaatgtatttgtaccatcatcttcaactgtgttttttggtgcatgatcatcttcttccataggatcattaacttcatcttcgatattcacaGCTCTATGTTCCTCCACTTGCAAATCCACATTCTCTGGGTCAtgataatccatatcatgtgccctagggtgctccacctttataataatgatcgacacaaataaaccgtgatcatgatcaagtgattttttatatacataaaaaatattaaaatgatataaacatttacaaattccatcaatataaagacatataatgagcaacttaccaatggacaataatcatgccccccttcaacgtgactatgctacctacaatgtttctcgGTTGTTGTGATTAAAATTCTTCTCGTTTTTAAGCCCTTGCAaagacaataacatttcccatcaccctttcttttcaatctagccCATAATTTAGCAAGTGTTTCTTCATTTTGTTCTAcactaatattatctgacatgatttttctttaccaagcTTGAATATTTAGATAAATTGTCGAAACAAGGCTCCAATCAGCAAACCCACCCACAAGGCCTTCTTGGCACAATGTCTCATCAAGGTTTAACACATAACAAGGCCAACTTCATGGATACAAGGCTTGAACAAAGAAACAACATGTTCTTCAAAGGAACAATACTCTTGATCAATAGGACAGTAGGGAACAATGAAACCATGCTTCAAATATGTTGCTTTACACATCCATTCATGATGTCAATGCACCTTGACAAGGACTATGAACTTTGGATTCAAAATTTTTTCCACATGGATCATACTCTAGGAACAGAGACATTAAAACTTTTAATGCAACCTTTTACACTATGCTTTTGTTTTGTAACAACACCCCATCAAGTTTGTGAACTTACTGTCAAGGATCAGACTTGCAAAATTTTGTATGCTTATTACAATTGTTCACCTTCCACATAGATCACAAGGGGACTCAAGGTACTTTCATGGATGTCTACATGCACTTGAGGAAACATTCAAAAGGTCCTTAAGGCATATAAACAATGGAAAactccaaaatttggaagaagtcAGACTTTTAAAGTTTACTGTGAGGTGAGACCTAAATAGTCATCATTTGTTTGTCATTATTAAACAACTCCATACAATAAGTAATAGTCACATTTGTGATAACAATCATGGTTCTTTAAAATGAATACAAAGTGAGAGACAACTGCACTTaacaaaataaaacttctaaagTGTAACTGTCACTGTTTTTGGGACAATTTGATAGTGGCCTTCAAATCAgagactaaaacaacataaaaattcctTGTCAAGTGATTGCAAAGGAATGTTTGGATTACTCACAATATTATGTCAACCTCAAGTGCCAATTTGAATCATCAAATAGGTCTATAATTAAACATATTAGAACAGTCGGCTAGGGCAGCAAACTATATAACTGTCGGCCGCCCACAAATTAAGGTGGTGCTAACCATATATCGGCCATTGGAAACAAGTTGACTTTAAGCGTTCATCGGAATATCGTCGGACTAGCGACGAACATTATTGTTCGTCAAAATTTCGATGAACGTCAGggaccaatttttttaaaaaaataaaaatctcacATTAAATTGGAAGGTACCCAACGAAACAATAAATTAATTCACTTTCGTCGAAAAATTTCGTCAGATTTTGACCTCATATGAGTTAGTGGAAAGtaataaaaaggattttttaaTTAGACATGTATGAAATATTCACGTCACTATCAACTAAAAATGCCACTTTATTTTccatataatttaaagttatttaTTTTACAACTTATCCCTTAAAACTTAATGATTGAGTTGTTTCAGACATGAAAAAAATATCTAGAAGACAATAcatagattaaaaaaaatattgtatatAAGTTTCATATATTTatgatttaatatatttataatttatattaacctaactttattattttataaaattattataataatttataatttaatatgtTTAGAGTTCATAGATACTTATATTAGAATTttatagatttagatttttaattttatttttttgataattaaatAGCTCAACTAGGGGCAACACCCTTTGTATTAAAATAAAAGATTTTAATTACATATCAACTCTACTGCCGACATCCACAGACTGCAACATGTACACccattcaacaacttattgtaactgTCTATCTATGAAGCTTAGAACCTTACAAAATTGAGCATAGTGAAGAAGGGACACCCAGAAGAGGGGAGAACCATAGCCAAAATGTGTCACTCACAACTCCTAACTATAGAATCTTTGCCCATACAAGTGAAAAAGAAGGGGGGCAAATAGACCTACTGCCTATCATATCACATAAGACTATAACAATTATATCAAGGGCACAAATgagaaaaaggcctatccctataTGAAAAAGAAAGGTTGGAAGTTATACATCTTCTACAACTGTTGTTGCATCTTGGTTTGCGTCCTCCTCTTCCAAGTCTGCATCCAGTTCCTCCATCTTGCGCACCACCACAACTCTCACCACCACAAGACACTCCATACCACAATCAACCGTGCTTTAGAATCAACTACTTCATCAACATTGCGGTGGTCATTCAATATCCATTCTTCTCCATGGCCCAAGCCACAATCATTACAGGGGGCCTCATCTCCGTTCTGTAGAAGACCTCCATTGGAGATGAGTTTACTCCTCCAAAGAAAGTTCTCCCCCTGCTGTAGCTGCGCTCGCCAATCACCCTCTTAGTGGCATGCCGAATGAGCAGATGCTCCGTTGCCAAAATAGAGAGCAACCTTTTGTCTGTGAGTATTCCTAGGAAGGCCATCTAGCATTTTGTAGCCTTCAACAAGATGGGCGTGTCCATGTCTGAATTCTTCTACCTTTCACTCTCTCTAGCTCAACAAGCCAAATCTAGATAACAATGCTAATGCATTGGAGTTTAGCTAGTTTACCCTATATACAATCACTCGTCATTATTGTGAAATGATCACAACCAACAAGCAAATCATCTGCCATATCGTTTGCTTTGATTGGACCATTCTTTCACACAAGTCCCCATGTGTGAGTTGCACTTATCAAAGTGTGATTTGAAATTATACCTCATTTCTAGTGTCATTTCCCTCATATATTAATTCATCTCGATGCAAAGGCTTGTTTCTATTTATAACAAGTACACAAGTGTCATCATGAAAGGAAAAGGGGTGAATACCATGTTTAGCCATTATAGTTAATCGCCTCCAAAGTTGACAATAATGTAATATCAAGTCTTTTATGAGAAATCTTAGCCCTGTGTTTGTCCTTTCATCGTAGCATCCTTAGCCAACTTGTTTGCAACTCGTTGCCCTCCATGTACATGTGGCTCACCTTAAAATCATCCAAACTATCTAGCATAATTTTAATTGGGCGGGGCATTTGGTTCAAAATCCAATTCGGGTCTCATTTTTACAAATTGCATTGACAACAATTAAAGAGTTCCCTTCCAGATGGACATGTTTTATCCCATTTCTATTCCAATTTGAAGCCCTCTCATAGTCACATGAAATTCTGCCACATTGTTGGTTGTATGCCTGATATGCTCTGCCACCTCCCTTAAAGGAGTACCATTGTCATCCTTAATTATACATCCTATGCCACTCGCACTAGGATTGCCCagagatgccccatcaaaattgattttcacccaCCTTGATTTTGCACTCCAATGTGTGGTGGATCTAGGATCAATGACTTCGCCATGACTGCCATCTCCAAACAACAATGGGATGGAGAGGCTAGGAAAGGttaatttaatcttgttgtcaCAACTAGTGTATATGTTCTTCTTGAGTGTTTTCGATTTAGATGCTTCATTGACAAGTTCCACAAGTTGTGCTTCAATCTTCTAACATAATCTCTTTGATTCCATGTTTTTATCTTGAAATTTTTTGCGATTGCATTCTTTCCAAATTTACCAAATAAGTAATGAGGGCAATATATACCATATGTCTCCAAATATAGCCTTTGTGGGCTTCCTCGTCCACATTATAAACCAATCATCAATCCCCAAAGGCATCAGACAACACCAGTTTACTTTGCTCATGAAATGCCACTAGCATTTGGTGGAGTATTCACATCTTAGGAGCAAATGGTCCACCGATTTGGAATTATTCAAACATAGGATGCATCTACCAGGCCCTTGTATTCCAAACTTCATTAATCTATCACAAGTGATTtagatttttaatattatttatatacaCGTAATATTTATAATTCAATAATTTATATATTGAGATTTAAGAATTTtcaatgtagaaatattaatgataataattttattaatattttagaatTATATAGGAATATTAATATAAatgttattattaatattttaaaattatataatatgtaCTAATATAGATATAAAGATCAATTTATTGagtaaataattttatttactattattaACTTTATTTACAATTATTTTCATCTTTTCAAAAGATTTATCTATGCAATAGATAATCaataatcaacaacaacaacaataaaatattttcCTAGATTATTTGGAACAACTAACAACTTTggattttatataatttttattcACTTGCCTATAGTTCTTGGCAAGAACTAATAAATGGTCTTTGTATTCAACAAACATTATCCTTGAGGAATACTTAACAATATATATGTCTTCAAAAATATCTTTCTTAATTAACTCATTCAAATTTTTTTAGTCAAGACTATCTTTTTGATCGACAACAATTTTAGATGCTTTTTGGTGCATAACAAAAAGAATTTGCATTTAACATGGATCAAAATATTCTAGCTATTATTTTTCTAGATTTGACATAAAAATatctacacaatcaaatccaaaaatgtTTCTAATTAAAGTATTTGTCAATTGCATGAATTCCAAAGACTAGCCACGTACTTGTAAGTTCAACTATACACTTTCTCTCAAATTTATAAGACATTTAATATAAATTACAAACTAATAACCATCACACCTCCTTTCAATACAAACACTAATTATTAATGGTTCCCTGGAGCCATATTGCAATCTCCCTCAAATTGCAAAATGTAGATGCAAGATTTCAATATGGCGAGAATTTCTAGAACCATTTATTTTggtccttttataattttcatttgACATGTGTCATTAATAATTAATATCTGTATTGAAAGAAGGTCCGCAATGCACTTTAAGGAGATGTAAGATTTCAATATCGCAGGACTTTCGAGGAACCATTTATTTTGGTCTTTTTATGATTTTCATTTGACATGTGTCATTAATTATTAGTATTTTTATTGAAAGAAGGTGCAACATCTACAATGCATTTGGAGGAAGACAAGAGATTTCAATATGGCGGGACTCTCCATGAATCATTTATTTTGGTCTTTTTATCATTTTCATTTGACATGTGTCATTAATAATTAGTATTTGTAGAAACAAGGTGCAATAGTTAGTAGCTTCAAATTTATATTAAATGTCTTATAAATGTAAGAGAAAATATATAGTTGAACTTATAAGTATTTTATAATTGagtgaaaattaaaaattaaatactgTTATATTATGgttttcatttaattaataaatatgatcaaaAGCGAGggaaaaaaaatttataattgaacttataaatattttataattaactaaaaattaaaaagctattatattataattttcaattataataaATATGGTCGAAAATGAGAAAAAAAGAAAGCCACTGCCTATTCCTCTTACACGTGTTTAAACTGCAAGCCGCGGGAAGAATTCACACGCCCACATCACTTTTTACTCGTCAAACGGAAAAAAATTAACCCTAGACTGTAAAATTATCAAGCTGGGGGCTGTAAAATCCAGGGTAAATGTTCTTCCGTTCTACCTGGTAGTTAGTACTTTTAAAGGACCGTCTTACGCACGGTTCAGATGCATCGATTTCAAGCACAAAATACCAGCCGTCAGATGCAGTTCTAAATGAGCACTATATAAGAGTCCTGTATTTTAAAGCCAATTCTGCAATTGTGCACCAAATTCTAATCTTCGAAAGGGCGCTCGGGGCAGCAGCAGTAGAGAATTTCTGTGACGAGGAAAATCTTGCATTGTGATTTAAAACAAAACGGATTGGGTTTAATCAGAAAACCAATCGAAAACGGTCAAAATTGGTGCTCACAAATCTCAAACGGAGGCATCTTATACACCACGGCCCGAACCCTGGAAAAGAAAAACCTGCTTTGGGAAATCGCTTTCTTTCTTTAATGGAAACCCAGATCCCAAAGATTCTTTTAGTTGTAAACATGAATCAATAGTCCTCAAGTCGGGGGCAATCGATTTGGCTCTGCGAAACCCTAATACCATTTTGTTTGTGTTTTAAAAAATCGTGTTTTTGGTAGCGAAACTGCTTTGTTGTAGTGAGAAGACCTAAAAAAATGGTTTCCCCCGGTGAAAATGATAACCCAATAGAAGAAATCGAAGAGGGGGAAATCGCAGACGGTTCTAACGACGGTTTTGATGATAATGGTGAGGAAAATTTGCCGACTTTACAGAGAAAGGCGAGTTTGAATGACTTGGCTGCTTCTAGGTATTGGAATGAGCCTGGCAGAAGGGAGGATAGCCCTAGATTCATGGATCAAGGGCAAACTGGTGGTCAGTGGAGGAGGGAGGGTTTGCATTATACTACTTCCAATGGTAGCTATAACCCCGACCTTTATAATTTGGCATGGGCTCAGGCAGTGCAGAGCAAACCTCCAAACAATAATAACAGTAATTATAGCAACAATGCCAAATACAAGGATGAGAATTTGAAAAGTGCTAGAGGGGTATCAAGATCTGAAAACCCTAGAAATGGCAGGAAATTTGTTACTAGCAAAAATGATGACTGTATTAATATTTCTAGCTCATCTTCAGATTCTGTTGACAGTGATGACAGTGTTAGGGTAATCAAGATGTTGCCTCCCAATAGCAGTGGAAGTGGGGAGAGTTCAAAGAAAGAATCGTATGCAGGCAGTGGAGAGAGTGCAAAGAAAGAAATGGGTACGGGTATTCTTtgtgataatgatgaaaaaatgGAGGTTACAGGAGATGgcgatgatgatgaaaaggaagagggGGAGTTGGAGGAAGGTGAGATTGAAGTAGGATCCGAGAATTCAGGGGATGCTGTTGTTGGAAAGAGATATGATATGAAGGCAGAATCTGTTGGGACTTCCAAACAGGGGGTGAATTTCGACAGAGGGTCAGCGAGGCATCCGATTGGGTCAAAAAGAGGCATTAATGAAAAACATGGGTCGAAGAATCAGGACAGGGAAAAAATGGCTGCTGCTATTGGTCAAATGCTCAAGAATGTGACAGTCAAGGATGCTCAAAAGTAAGTTTTAGCTTAAAGATTAGTATTTTTGTTGATATACTAGACAGGATTCCTTGTTATGGGATTGCAATCTATTGAAATATAGAGTTAATGAGAACACCATCCGTCAATCGAAGCAAGTCATGTGCAGAAGGTGGCTAGTGGGTGGCAATTATGGGTGCCATTTTTTCTTCAGAGATTGTGCCTGAATTCATGCAACATTGAGAAACTAGACCCATTGGCAGTTCAATATAAGCTCCTTTAACCTCGACCAATCTGGGCTAACAATGTGCTTATTTTGGCAGGTCATTCGTAGGTGTTTGTGATCAACTTCGGAAAGCTTTGGAGTATCTGATTAGAATGAACACGGATGTGCATGCTAACAGTGTTTCTGGCGTTGTTAGAGATATCTTTACAGGAATTCGTGCTACATACGCTGTAAGGACTACCATCCTCTTTTGTTTAGAATAAGGGCTATGCCTGCAGTTTCTAAGGTGTGCTCCAAAAGGTCAGGTTGGCTTACCAGCTTACCGGAAATGCTCATAGAAAGTGCGTGAATGATTATGCAGGTATATAAAACAGGAAGTCTTAAACAGCAGGAGCAGGAGAAAAGTGCATTTCCAAGGTTATTTAACTCAGTGACAGTTGAATAGAGTAATTCCATTAAAATTCATATGCAATACAATTGACGActtgttacattgtttctttggcTAGGTTGTTGGAATTTGTAAGTACCAAAGCTCGGAAGCATTTTACAAATAAACAAATTAAAGAGGTGAGCTACATGAAACTTCTTATTAATTCACAGGACAGGTGACATTCACATTTATTAAACCTTCTTTGGGACCTCATAAACATATTAGCTATAGAAGAGTCCTTATTGATGCACTACTCTTGTGTCTTTACAGTTCGAGTCCATGCTGGGACCAGTCTCATCAGGTAATCGAAGTTTAAAAGCTGATACTGCTCAGGGAGAGAAGGGAAAGCAAGGTGTGGTTGCAATGCACTCTAGTATGGAAAGTACCTTCAAATCAGAAGAAAGGGAAAGAATCTCACATAATATTAATTTGATGACTCAGACCTCGTCAAAATCAATTGATCGCTCAAACAATTCTAATGAAATAAACTCGAGAACATTTGAACCTAATGACGATACCCAAGCATTGACAATAACAGAAAGTGATAGTCGAGCTTCTAGCAACAGTGATAGTCGAGCTTCCAGCAACAGTAGTTTGTTTGTTGGCGGTGCTGGATCTTCTGATGGCTCTTTCAAGCTATGGAAAGAGGATACTGAAGAACTTAACGATTCAAATCTACCGACACCCACTCGTGAGAGTTCCCCAGCACATTGGAATCAGCAAAGTTTGAGATGTATTGTAGAAAACCAATCCTCCCGGAAACCGTCCATTCCATTTGGTAGGGGCATTCAAGAAGAAACAGATGAAAGTGCATTTTGGGCATCTGAACCTGTGAATGCAGTTACATACTATCAAGAGAAATTTGGACGGAAAACGTTTTTTAGCAATAACAGGCTGCCTAGCCCTACTCCATCAGAAGATAATGAAGAGGAAGAAGCAAGTAATCAAGGGCTGGAAGTATCCTCATATGTTGCTAATACACTTCTAAAACAAGTTACAGAGGAGGGCGAAATGAGGCCTACAGGTTTTGATGGGAATTTGTCGTTTCTTTCAGCTAAAGATTGTTCTGCTCCATTGAATTCAGATCTTGAGTCCCGAGATGTGAAGCCAGGAACCCAAACTTGGTCTACCGTGAACCTTGAACCGCCGGTTTTCCAGTCTAAAGATGGTATGGACGCAGTTGGATTGAGGAGATTAATAAATTTAACAGCTGTAATTTCTAGAAAAGCTCTAGCAAAGAGCAGAGATCCTAGGCGGAGAGTCACTGAATCTGAGTTATGTACAGTAGATCTAAATACGCAGCCTTGCCAGATTGAATCTAGTGTCATCACAAAAGAACAGGCTGAAGAGGTATCACTAGATAGGAAGCACAAGGCTGATGCTGATCTTATTGAGGATTGTAATCATAAGCGACAAAGGAACCTCTCAGCTCACCATTTGTTTCCTAATAATTTTCCAGTGATGATGTCTGGGAGTGGTGGATGGCTAGAGGAAAACACTGTTATTCCATCATCTAGTGACTGGGATCAAACATTAGAAATGGAAGTAGATAGCACAGGAACCATTATCAGACCCAATGATTTGCAAAGTGATTATAATAGCATCTCTGATGCAGACATAGAGCACTCAATCATTGAAAATGGAAATTTAAACAAGAGACTGAAGACTGAGTCTTTTTATCAGGCAAATGTGGCAGTGGGCCCTGCCTATGAAAGCAATCAACTTCAATCAAATCCCATCGATGGTAATTTAAGTTTCAAGATACAGTCTCAAAGTGAGGAAGAGAAAGCTGGAAGACCAGAAGTAGATATAACTGATCAAGGTCAGCAGATGCATGATTCAGTGAATTCAATCTCAACTATAATACCTTCTGTGCTGAAAGATATAGCCGTCAACCCAACTATGCTTATGAGCCTGCTTAAGAATGGACAAGAGAGCTTGTCAACTCAGGCTGTTCAGAAGACCGAGCAATATCAAGAGAAAAATCCTCCCTCAGTTTCTACTGGAGAATTAGTGCAGGCAAATGGAAAAGAGATGGCAGTTAATCCTAGCTTGTTAAAAGTTTCTGATCCACAGCAGCAGTTATCACAAGGATTGGCCACTTCTTCTAAACCTGCTACCCAACTTGCTTCTACGGTAAGAATCAGCGTTGGAGCTAAAAGAGTGATATATCATCATTTACATGAAATTATCACAGATTTGCAGTTTAGCACATCtatgatttaattatttatataattatttttgcTAATCCCTTATCGTGACTTGGATTAATTTTTGACATTTTATCCTATATAGTTGTCTTGAGTTGACTGTGTGAGGCTTGGGCTATTGGAAATGTACTGAGGTCATCGTTTGTCTAAATGACCACGaatttttttctaatctttcaaagaaaaCTTCAAAAAGTTCTTGAATAAATCAGAATGCTTTGGGTAGAAACTGTGTGGAAttttttgaatcaacatgtcagATCACATTCTGTGGTCTACAATTTTTTCTACTCGGTTTGGTCTCCTCAAGCTGATGATTCAAAAAATAACACACAATTTATATGAGAAACATTCTGAATTATTCCATGTGGTCTCTGGAAATATCATTTCTTACATtctcatatgtttcatcttcttgtTTGCATTTTCAACTGGCAGTAAATATTTACAGAAAATTTGTGTTGATCTGTGGCAGGCTGGAGAGTTTCAGAAACGGCAGATGAAGCCTCGTGATCCTCGTCGCATTCTTCCAATTAATTCAGGTTGTGAAGATTTGACATTGAATGGACCTACTAAAGCTTGTGTCCCAGTAAGCAGAGAGATCCATACGACTTCATCGAGGCCTACTGTAGATTCAACTCCAAAGCTAACCCAAGTTTCTAGCTTGCCTAACATTGAACAGAACTTCAAAGAAAAGCTTGTCCACATTGCTGAAATACTTGGAAAATCTGATATGAAAGCATTACAGGCTCTTTCTTCACAGTTGTGTATTGACAATTCAAAGAAGGAAACCGAGTGTCTTGACCTGGAAAACAGCAAGCTTGTCAGGTCATCCAAGTTCTATGAAACGGAAGGTAAACAAGATATGGGAGATTTGAACATGGTTtcttcttcttcacagagtttgcCAGATGATAATACTGGAACTGTACAAAATAAGCTCCATCCTTGG contains these protein-coding regions:
- the LOC131061025 gene encoding RNA polymerase II C-terminal domain phosphatase-like 3 encodes the protein MVSPGENDNPIEEIEEGEIADGSNDGFDDNGEENLPTLQRKASLNDLAASRYWNEPGRREDSPRFMDQGQTGGQWRREGLHYTTSNGSYNPDLYNLAWAQAVQSKPPNNNNSNYSNNAKYKDENLKSARGVSRSENPRNGRKFVTSKNDDCINISSSSSDSVDSDDSVRVIKMLPPNSSGSGESSKKESYAGSGESAKKEMGTGILCDNDEKMEVTGDGDDDEKEEGELEEGEIEVGSENSGDAVVGKRYDMKAESVGTSKQGVNFDRGSARHPIGSKRGINEKHGSKNQDREKMAAAIGQMLKNVTVKDAQKSFVGVCDQLRKALEYLIRMNTDVHANSVSGVVRDIFTGIRATYAVYKTGSLKQQEQEKSAFPRLLEFVSTKARKHFTNKQIKEFESMLGPVSSGNRSLKADTAQGEKGKQGVVAMHSSMESTFKSEERERISHNINLMTQTSSKSIDRSNNSNEINSRTFEPNDDTQALTITESDSRASSNSDSRASSNSSLFVGGAGSSDGSFKLWKEDTEELNDSNLPTPTRESSPAHWNQQSLRCIVENQSSRKPSIPFGRGIQEETDESAFWASEPVNAVTYYQEKFGRKTFFSNNRLPSPTPSEDNEEEEASNQGLEVSSYVANTLLKQVTEEGEMRPTGFDGNLSFLSAKDCSAPLNSDLESRDVKPGTQTWSTVNLEPPVFQSKDGMDAVGLRRLINLTAVISRKALAKSRDPRRRVTESELCTVDLNTQPCQIESSVITKEQAEEVSLDRKHKADADLIEDCNHKRQRNLSAHHLFPNNFPVMMSGSGGWLEENTVIPSSSDWDQTLEMEVDSTGTIIRPNDLQSDYNSISDADIEHSIIENGNLNKRLKTESFYQANVAVGPAYESNQLQSNPIDGNLSFKIQSQSEEEKAGRPEVDITDQGQQMHDSVNSISTIIPSVLKDIAVNPTMLMSLLKNGQESLSTQAVQKTEQYQEKNPPSVSTGELVQANGKEMAVNPSLLKVSDPQQQLSQGLATSSKPATQLASTAGEFQKRQMKPRDPRRILPINSGCEDLTLNGPTKACVPVSREIHTTSSRPTVDSTPKLTQVSSLPNIEQNFKEKLVHIAEILGKSDMKALQALSSQLCIDNSKKETECLDLENSKLVRSSKFYETEGKQDMGDLNMVSSSSQSLPDDNTGTVQNKLHPWGDLDHILEGYSEEQRLAIHQERARRIEEQNKMFHAKKLCLVLDLDHTLLNSAKFVEVDPVHEEILRKKEEQDKERPYRHLFRFPYMGMWTKLRPGIWNFLDRASKLYELHVYTMGNKVYATEMAKVLDPTGTLFAGRVISKGDEADVDGDDRPPKSKDLDGVLGMESAVVIIDDSARVWPHHRHNLIVVERYMYFPCSRRQFGLAGQSLLEADVDERAEDGTLASSLAVIEKIHHNFFSSKLLHEVDVRDFLAAEQRKILMGCKVVFSRVFPVGEAQPHLHPLWQMAEQFGAVCTTQIDEQVTHVVALSPGTDKVNWALQTGRWVVHPGWLEASALLYRRANENHYSIIMTHYPPQ